From the genome of Polynucleobacter sp. AM-7D1:
GATGGGGTCAATGAGCTATGGACTTTCAACTTTAGCGCATTAAAGGCTGGGGATGCTGTAACCCTGACTGAAGCTAGCGATGGCGGATCGATAACTTTTACCGCCAATCAAGACCTCACTGCAGAAAAAGTAGCCCAAGCATTTGCAGGCATCGCTGCAGGTACGACGAAGACGTCTAATCTCTTGGGTACGTTTAGTGGGACCAATATTGCTAGCTATGCATCAGGATTAGCCGATGGAAGTAAGGTGACCTTTACTGCATCTGTTGATGGTGATGCTGCCAATTTATCGGGAGCGATTGTTGGTCGTAGCGTTTCGACTACAACGTTTAGTGCACCCACAATTTCTGATGGTGGCGCCGCTGCTCAAGAAAGTGTGCAGTTTAAATTTGCACCTGCTGGTATAAAGTCAGGAGACTCCATCACCATTGGTGGACTAACTTTTACAGCGGGAAGGGCGTTGACTACTGCTGAGTTATCCGGAGCATTTGCTAGCCTTGCAAATAATGCAACAACGGGCGCAGGGTCTAGCTATGGTAGTTATTCCGGATCACTTTCAGGTTATTCCTCCGGGGCGGTTATTAGCGGTGATCAGGTTTTATTTACCTCAACTGCAGCAGCTGGAACAAACGTAACTGATCTAACAGCAAGTTCAGTTATCAGAACAATTTCTGGCACAGGCCTCACTGTGAATCAATATACAACTGCACGCAATGCTCAACTGAGCATCGGTGGTATTGCTTATGAGCGGTCAAGTAACTCCATAAGTGATATCTATTCAGGGGTCACTTTCAACTTAATGGGCACTGCCGGAACCACTAATGTGAAGGTGATATTAGGTGCTGATAACACTGAAAAAAGTATTACAGACTTAAAGGATGCTTATAACGATCTTATTAAGACTTACAGCAGCATGACTGCTAATAGCGCTAATTCCAGCACCCCAGGAACCTTTGCCAATAATCCAACAACACTCTCTTTCATAGAGGGTATTAAGCGCCGCTTTGCTACTGGACTCACTTACAACATCGGGACCAATAACTCTGAGGGTGATCCATACACATTGAGTCTTGCAAGTCTTGGTTTGGATTACCAGCTGGATGGCACCTTGAAATACAACGCAGTTTCATATTTGATGTCTCAGTCCGCGGGATTAAGAGAGAAGTTCCTCAAAGGTATCAAGATTGGTTACACCAGCGCAACAGATACTTTGGCAACTTTTGTTAAAGCCCAGTCTAGTAGTTTGGGCGCACTTTCTCAGCAGATTCAAAATGAAAGCAACCAAGTCAATAGCTTGACTAAAGAAAAAGAGAATATTCAAAATCGCCTGAATAAAGTCCAGGAAAGCTATATCGCCCAGTACTCAGGACTCAACGCGCTCCTATTCCAGCTTAATTCCACCAGCACCAGCCTTGGAAATGCCCTGGACAGTCTTACAAATATGAACTCGAATAAGTAGATATTCAAAGACACCTTCTTGCCTCTGCTTAGCCTTCAAAACCGCCAAACCTGAAACTAAGTACTAGTTTCTGTTCTAGGGGCTCCTAAATCATTGATTTTTATAGGAATTAGTAAATATTAAATAAATTATTAAATAAAGCTAAACACTTTCTTTTTTATTGCCGTAGGTAACGATATGGGCAGTCTCCGTTAGGGTTTTGGTATTTACATCTAATTTGGAGACTTTAAACAAGGGTTTTACGTGCTTATCGGGTAAGAGAGTGTTTTATGGCTATTTCAGTAGTTGCAAATTCAGGTCCTCAGCCACCTTCATTGGCTAGCCTGTTGCAAATTAATCGGATCAATCCGATTACCGGTAAAGATGCCGATGATGCCAAGGGCGTGTCAGGCGCAGCTTTGCCTAAGGCCGGCGCAAAACCATCTGTTATTCCAAGACTGGTTCAGGACGTTCTCAAAACTTTGAGTCAGCTAGGCGCAAATCCCTCGGCTACTCAGGCTGATAGCTCAGGAGCTCAGGCTCAAGAAATTAAAAAAACTGCTGTAGATTTTTTGACATCAGTAATCTCGGCACTTAAACCTCAGCCAGACAATTCATCTGCCAAAGCGGCTAACCCCTTGGAGCAATTAAGTGCTGGCATTTCTCAAATGATTAGTGCAGTGGGTAATGGCTCATCTATAGATGGGGCTGTTGCTCAAAGCGCTGATAAATTACTCAAGTCTGCCGGCGTACCAAGTAATTCAAATACCTTGGGTGGCTTACTGGAGGGCTTGCAAAGATCATTATTAGATGATTCTGGGGCTGGAAGTTTGATCAACGTGACGGCATAATTTATCTAGGGATAGCTTTGAAATGAGCAATACGATCAACAGTGCGAATGGAGCAGCAGCGCAATACGCCAATAGCGTATTGCCGGCCCCAACTCCGCCTGTTGCTTCTAGTGCTCCCAAGGTAAATATCCCAAGTGATGCTGAGGTTGTATCCAAAGTCATGAGTACACAAATTAAGCCATCAGGCGTTAATGAGATGGCTCAATCGACCAGAGCAACTATTGAAAAAGCCGCTCAAGAGCTTGAGAGCTTTATCCACTCCATGGGAAGAAATATCAATATCTCTGTAGACGGCAATACTGGATACCATGTGGTGACAGTAACTAATCCAGAGACTGGAGAGGTGATCCGTCAAATGCCATCCCCTGAGCTTCTCAAGATTGCTCAGAGCCTGCCTAACTTTGGCGGCTTACTTGTAAACCGTAAGGCTTAGCACCCCACTTAAGTTTTAACTAGTTTGGCTATTGATTTAGCCATTAGCTGCCTTATTACCAGCCCTACACACCGCTGCTCCAGCGAAGCCCAAAACACAATCCTTGAGGTCAAATGACCTCAAAATCAACCTTTTTACCAGTGAACAGTTAGAAAGAGTGCTGAGCTAACCAGTATTTAGGTGGGGCGGCTGGAAGCAAGCGCAGCTGAATAATATCCAATAAAAACAACGAGTTATCGATTATATAAGCGTCTCTTAAACAACAGAGTCAAATTGTCCTAAACGCTTGGGTCAACAGTGCCGTTAATAAAAGTACAGGGAAGCAAATCCATCTTGGGTGGCCCCAAAACGTATTTATTAAGGAGATTTAAATGCCTACAGTAATTAACACCAATTTGGCTTCTTTGTTTGCCCAAAACAGCCTATCCAATGCTCAAAACAGCTTGGCGACTTCAGTTCAGCGCCTGTCTTCTGGCTTGCGTATCAACAGCGCCAAGGACGATGCTGCTGGTTTGTCAATTTCACAAAACATGCAGAGCCAGATCAACGGCACAAACCAATCTATTCGCAACTTGAGCGATGCAACTAACTTGCTGCAAACAGCAGATTCTTCATTGTCAACAGTGCAAGACATGATGTTGCGCCTCAAGCAATTGGCAACACAAGGTTACGACGGATCACTGTCAACCAGCCAAAAATTAAATATCGTTCAAGAAATGAAAGACTTGAACGCTGAGATCAATGCAACAGCTGCACGTACTGCTTTTAACGGCATCAACTTACTGTCAAGTGGTTCTAGCGTTGACTTAAATAACTCAGATATTAAAACTGGCACACGTATTCAGAATACTGCTGTTACTGTATTAGGCACTGACAATACTAAGGGTCTTGGCTATTACTCAAGAACTGGTACAGGTACATCTACAGGTCTAAATGATTTGTCGCTTGGTGCTTTGGGAGGCATTGGTTCAGCCGCAGCCGGTACTGTTGCAACAACTTATGATGTGGAGTTAAGCTCTGAGATGTTAAAGCAGATTCCAGGTTCATATGTATTAACTAGCAATGGCGCTAACTTGACTTTGACTGGCACTTTCAATGGTTTGGCTCAGTCACAAACTGTTGCAGTTAAGGATGCAATTGCAAGCAACGTTAGTGGTCAGGCAACTACAACCGACCAGATCCTAGATTTCAGCAACTTCGGTATCTCTATCAACATGCGCTCTGTGCGTGGCACTGGTGATAAGGTAACTGGTGAAGCTCTTGCCTCACAGTTAGCTTCAAGCACATACAAGAATTTACAGGTTAACGGTACTGGCGGCGAAATTACAGGCATGAATTTGTCTGGAGTTGCTCCTGGAACCTATACCATGACTTATAACCGCACTGGTGGAGTTGGATCACTTGTTGCAGGCTTAGGGCAAAGCATTAATGCTTCAGGTAGCGCGCTGACTGGACAGGCGATTACTTTAAGTGGTGGATCTGGCTCTGGCGCAACTGCAACAGTTGATTTTGATGTAAGTGGAAACATTACAGGTTTAACAGTTACTGCTGCGGGCTCTGGATATAAAGCGGGGGACTTGTTGACTGGTACTGCAACTACAAGTATCACTGCCACTGTTGATGGTG
Proteins encoded in this window:
- a CDS encoding flagellar protein FlaG — its product is MSNTINSANGAAAQYANSVLPAPTPPVASSAPKVNIPSDAEVVSKVMSTQIKPSGVNEMAQSTRATIEKAAQELESFIHSMGRNINISVDGNTGYHVVTVTNPETGEVIRQMPSPELLKIAQSLPNFGGLLVNRKA
- a CDS encoding flagellin, translated to MPTVINTNLASLFAQNSLSNAQNSLATSVQRLSSGLRINSAKDDAAGLSISQNMQSQINGTNQSIRNLSDATNLLQTADSSLSTVQDMMLRLKQLATQGYDGSLSTSQKLNIVQEMKDLNAEINATAARTAFNGINLLSSGSSVDLNNSDIKTGTRIQNTAVTVLGTDNTKGLGYYSRTGTGTSTGLNDLSLGALGGIGSAAAGTVATTYDVELSSEMLKQIPGSYVLTSNGANLTLTGTFNGLAQSQTVAVKDAIASNVSGQATTTDQILDFSNFGISINMRSVRGTGDKVTGEALASQLASSTYKNLQVNGTGGEITGMNLSGVAPGTYTMTYNRTGGVGSLVAGLGQSINASGSALTGQAITLSGGSGSGATATVDFDVSGNITGLTVTAAGSGYKAGDLLTGTATTSITATVDGASTVSSIKASVGVQTNVLKDVKAGDSVYVGGKTFVASQAITAAQLATAMAGANGDVSISNRGVVGTLSGSFTTGLTATASSSSLLLSNATGADIAVAVADRTAVITKVATNIMVGQNLTSITGSSSTLTMSGTVNGIATTQSLAVSDNAALATQKFNFDSFGIAFDAKSYQAQTADQIGTSLATLNAGVGQSVSGGPGQVVVASGNNSALKFQSGPNSDAYIQIDTLNIQTASTGQFAGDQLEMVTLGSVISESGAGKLGTLGLTDTIDTWQTAFKNAAAAVDNALEFISTKRATYGSQMNRLSFVSTNLQAQSTNLQNSRSAIIDTDFAAETAKLTKGQIMQQAATAMLAQANQMPNVILSLLK